In a single window of the Nycticebus coucang isolate mNycCou1 chromosome 13, mNycCou1.pri, whole genome shotgun sequence genome:
- the LOC128563946 gene encoding elongation factor 1-alpha 1, producing MGKEKTHINIVVIGHVDSGKSTTTGHLIYKCGGIDKRTIEKFEKEAAEMGKGSFKYAWVLDKLKAERERGITIDISLWKFETSKYYVTIIDAPGHRDFIKNMITGTSQADCAVLIVAAGVGEFEAGISKNGQTREHALLAYTLGVKQLIVGVNKMDSTEPPYSQKRYEEIVKEVSTYIKKIGYNPDTVAFVPISGWNGDNMLEPSANMPWFKGWKVTRKDGNASGTTLLEALDCILPPTRPTDKPLRLPLQDVYKIGGIGTVPVGRVETGVLKPGMVVTFAPVNVTTEVKSVEMHHEALSEALPGDNVGFNVKNVSVKDVRRGNVAGDSKNDPPMEAAGFTAQVIILNHPGQISAGYAPVLDCHTAHIACKFAELKEKIDRRSGKKLEDGPKFLKSGDAAIVDMVPGKPMCVESFSDYPPLGRFAVRDMRQTVAVGVIKAVDKKAAGAGKVTKSAQKAQKAK from the coding sequence atggggaaggaaaagaCTCATATCAACATCGTTGTCATTGGACACGTAGATTCGGGCAAATCCACCACTACTGGCCATCTGATCTACAAATGTGGTGGCATTGACAAGAGAACCATTGAAAAATTCGAGAAAGAGGCTGCTGAGATGGGAAAGGGCTCCTTCAAGTACGCGTGGGTCTTGGATAAACTGAAGGCTGAACGTGAGCGTGGTATCACCATTGATATCTCCCTgtggaaatttgagaccagcaaatACTATGTTACTATCATTGATGCCCCAGGACACAGAGACTTTATCAAAAACATGATTACAGGCACATCTCAGGCTGACTGTGCTGTCCTGATAGTTGCTGCTGGTGTTGGTGAATTTGAAGCTGGTATCTCAAAGAATGGGCAGACCCGTGAGCATGCCCTTCTGGCTTACACACTGGGTGTGAAACAACTAATTGTTGGCGTTAACAAGATGGATTCCACTGAGCCGCCCTACAGCCAGAAGAGATACGAGGAAATCGTTAAAGAAGTCAGCACTTACATTAAGAAAATTGGCTACAACCCTGACACAGTAGCATTCGTGCCAATTTCTGGTTGGAATGGTGACAACATGTTGGAGCCAAGTGCAAACATGCCTTGGTTCAAGGGATGGAAAGTCACCCGGAAGGATGGCAATGCCAGTGGAACCACGCTGCTTGAAGCTCTGGATTGCATTCTGCCACCAACTCGTCCAACTGACAAGCCCTTGCGTCTGCCTCTGCAGGATGTCTACAAAATTGGTGGTATTGGTACTGTCCCTGTGGGCCGAGTGGAGACTGGTGTTCTCAAACCTGGCATGGTGGTCACCTTTGCTCCAGTTAATGTTACAACTGAAGTAAAGTCTGTTGAAATGCACCATGAAGCTTTGAGTGAAGCTCTTCCAGGAGACAACGTGGGCTTCAATGTCAAGAATGTGTCTGTCAAAGATGTTCGTCGTGGCAATGTTGCTGGTGATAGCAAAAATGACCCACCAATGGAAGCAGCTGGCTTCACTGCTCAGGTGATTATCCTGAATCATCCAGGCCAAATTAGTGCTGGCTACGCTCCTGTACTGgattgtcacacagctcacattgcCTGCAAGTTTGCTGAGCTGAAGGAAAAGATTGACCGCCGCTCTGGTAAAAAGCTGGAAGATGGCCCTAAATTCCTGAAATCCGGTGACGCCGCCATCGTCGATATGGTTCCTGGCAAACCCATGTGTGTTGAGAGCTTCTCAGATTATCCTCCTCTGGGTCGTTTTGCTGTTCGTGACATGAGACAGACAGTTGCTGTTGGTGTCATCAAAGCAGTGGACAAGAAGGCTGCTGGAGCTGGCAAGGTCACCAAGTCCGCCCAGAAAGCTCAGAAGGCGAAATGA